A window of Novosphingobium terrae contains these coding sequences:
- a CDS encoding AraC family transcriptional regulator gives MQRNADPEDAFEDYNLLRPISSMIVNEGWQKDRHAHRRAQLLLSVRGLITSEVESGLWLVPSHNALWIPPGISHSVRCTGDVEIYLVFMDEAIISALPDECCTLAISPLLRELIRAVSELPPLYDETGPPAPLIQTMLNELATAPVEQLHLPVPADPRLRKVTDGWAADPADRAKLGVWASRIGMSERSLSRLVLEQTGMSFVRWRQQFQIMLALERLARGVSVQTIAFDLGYETPSAFIAMFRKILGASPNRYLARAEKRPTRTTPPS, from the coding sequence ATGCAAAGGAACGCCGATCCCGAGGATGCCTTTGAAGATTATAACCTCCTGCGGCCGATTTCCTCCATGATCGTGAACGAAGGATGGCAAAAAGATCGTCATGCCCATCGCCGTGCACAGTTGTTGCTCTCTGTCCGAGGGCTTATCACCAGTGAGGTCGAGAGCGGGCTCTGGCTCGTGCCCTCACACAACGCCTTGTGGATTCCCCCGGGGATCAGCCATAGCGTGCGCTGCACAGGCGATGTCGAAATCTATCTCGTCTTCATGGATGAAGCCATCATCTCGGCGCTACCAGATGAGTGCTGCACGCTGGCGATCTCACCGCTGCTGCGAGAACTAATTCGCGCCGTGTCGGAACTACCCCCCCTTTATGACGAGACAGGCCCCCCTGCCCCGCTCATTCAGACCATGCTGAACGAACTGGCCACCGCGCCGGTTGAGCAATTGCACCTGCCTGTTCCTGCCGATCCGCGTCTGCGCAAAGTCACAGACGGGTGGGCTGCGGATCCGGCAGACCGTGCGAAACTGGGCGTCTGGGCATCGCGTATCGGCATGAGCGAGCGTAGCCTGTCCCGCCTCGTTCTGGAACAGACCGGCATGTCCTTTGTGCGCTGGCGCCAACAATTTCAGATCATGCTGGCGCTGGAGCGGCTTGCGCGCGGCGTGAGCGTTCAGACCATCGCATTCGACCTTGGTTATGAAACCCCGAGCGCCTTCATCGCGATGTTTCGAAAGATCCTGGGCGCTTCCCCGAACCGCTATCTTGCCCGCGCCGAGAAACGTCCGACGCGCACCACGCCGCCTTCCTGA
- a CDS encoding glutathione binding-like protein — MKLYYAPGACSLAVLIVAEEGKLHLDLEKVDIRTAPHRLQDGTDFSTIHPKGYVPVLLPEQGHALTEGVAILTYLADRSHASEVDRARLMTDRYRGLEWLTFIATELHKSFSPWLFHPEYGEQAAAVARSRIAQRFDYLDAHLREHEYLLGDTFHAADAYCFAIARWAPGKGIDLEPWPALAAYLERIAARPAVVAALARHG, encoded by the coding sequence ATGAAACTCTATTATGCGCCCGGTGCCTGTTCGCTTGCGGTCCTTATCGTTGCGGAAGAAGGGAAACTGCATCTCGATCTTGAGAAGGTGGATATCAGAACCGCGCCTCATCGCCTGCAGGATGGTACTGATTTCAGCACCATCCATCCCAAGGGCTATGTTCCGGTGCTGTTGCCCGAGCAAGGCCATGCCCTGACCGAAGGTGTGGCCATCCTGACTTATCTGGCCGACCGCAGTCATGCATCAGAGGTTGATCGAGCGCGTCTGATGACCGACCGTTATCGCGGCCTCGAATGGCTGACCTTCATCGCAACGGAGTTGCACAAGAGCTTCAGCCCCTGGCTCTTCCATCCGGAATATGGTGAGCAGGCCGCTGCTGTGGCCCGATCCCGCATTGCGCAGCGGTTCGATTATCTCGATGCGCATCTTCGCGAGCATGAGTATCTGCTCGGCGATACCTTCCACGCAGCCGATGCCTATTGCTTTGCCATAGCGCGCTGGGCGCCGGGCAAGGGTATCGATCTGGAGCCCTGGCCTGCGCTGGCGGCCTATCTGGAGCGTATCGCCGCCAGACCAGCCGTGGTGGCTGCCCTGGCGCGTCACGGATAA
- a CDS encoding NUDIX hydrolase, whose amino-acid sequence MPMSNPNPAIRHPIPATIAVVIKDRSVLLVRRANPPDAGLWGFPGGKIEFGETIEQAAVRELFEETGVVAEAGPVFTAVDAMDQDPMGETRAHYVLIAVLCRWVSGTPVAGDDAIEAAWHGLDVLESEELAMSFGVADVARQGWRLALGAD is encoded by the coding sequence ATGCCGATGTCGAACCCCAACCCCGCCATCCGTCACCCGATCCCGGCCACCATCGCGGTCGTGATCAAGGATCGGTCCGTGTTGTTGGTGCGCCGTGCCAATCCGCCTGACGCCGGGCTCTGGGGATTTCCGGGCGGCAAGATCGAGTTTGGTGAAACCATCGAGCAGGCCGCTGTGCGCGAGCTTTTCGAGGAAACCGGCGTGGTGGCGGAGGCGGGCCCCGTCTTTACCGCAGTCGATGCCATGGATCAGGATCCGATGGGCGAGACCCGCGCGCATTACGTCCTGATCGCCGTGCTGTGCCGATGGGTGTCGGGTACTCCGGTGGCGGGCGATGATGCGATTGAGGCGGCCTGGCACGGGCTTGACGTGCTGGAGAGCGAGGAACTGGCGATGAGCTTCGGTGTGGCCGATGTGGCACGGCAGGGATGGAGGCTTGCCCTTGGTGCAGACTGA
- the maiA gene encoding maleylacetoacetate isomerase yields the protein MTFQLYGFWRSNAAFRVRVALALKGLAFEEIDVDLLSGDQFDPAYAQVNAAHMVPTLVHDGHALSQSLAIIEYLEDIAPQPRLLPEDSRERAYARSLAMILAADVHPLTVPRVRSHLAESFGADPAAIEAWCRHWTGEGLAAYERFLTLRPAVPFALGAEPTIADIAIAGQIALADVYGMNRTAFPRVAALGAVCFSLPAFAQAHPFEQAGYRAVRMHN from the coding sequence ATGACATTTCAACTCTACGGTTTCTGGCGTTCGAATGCGGCATTTCGTGTTCGCGTCGCGCTGGCTCTCAAAGGCCTCGCTTTCGAGGAGATCGATGTCGATCTTTTGTCAGGCGACCAGTTCGATCCTGCCTATGCTCAGGTGAATGCCGCGCATATGGTCCCCACGCTGGTGCATGATGGCCATGCGCTGTCCCAGTCATTGGCCATCATCGAATATCTTGAGGACATCGCGCCGCAACCCCGCTTGCTCCCCGAAGATTCGCGGGAGCGAGCCTATGCCCGTTCTCTGGCGATGATTCTGGCGGCAGACGTTCATCCTTTGACCGTGCCGCGCGTGCGCAGCCATCTGGCAGAGAGCTTCGGTGCAGATCCCGCAGCCATCGAGGCGTGGTGCCGACATTGGACGGGCGAGGGCCTCGCCGCCTATGAGCGGTTCCTGACCCTGCGCCCTGCGGTCCCTTTTGCTCTGGGGGCGGAGCCCACGATCGCCGATATTGCCATCGCTGGCCAGATTGCTCTGGCGGATGTCTATGGTATGAATAGGACGGCCTTCCCGAGGGTGGCAGCTTTGGGTGCGGTCTGCTTCTCGCTCCCGGCTTTTGCTCAGGCCCATCCCTTTGAACAGGCTGGCTATCGTGCTGTTCGCATGCATAATTAG
- a CDS encoding NmrA family NAD(P)-binding protein — protein sequence MQNISRIFVIGATGAQGLPVVRGLVEDGRYSVLALTRDSTSPRAKALAAMGDVSFLEGSFADEAVLREGFRACQGAYINIDGFNAGEKTETYWAIRCYELALEEGVAFFVYGNLDYTLKKSGYRSMFRTGHYDGKGRVGDWILSQNQTNGDRMGAALFTTGPYIEMAFSGGTPMTPRIEDGVLTWRVPLGDGAVVHVALDDCAYYARWLFDNRDRANGMDLEVGIDDISYADLAEAFERVTGHPARFVDIDLETYFSRIPTIAHQPAGYNADPADKSTMSFQDNFTGFWNQWKHRIITRDYALLDGIHPQRIRSAEDWIMREEQKARETGSETLWERVQPETLPRRPILKLSEDGRQGII from the coding sequence ATGCAAAACATCTCTCGAATTTTCGTGATTGGCGCGACCGGTGCGCAAGGCTTGCCAGTGGTGCGTGGCCTGGTGGAAGACGGCCGCTATTCCGTGCTGGCGCTGACGCGGGATTCCACATCCCCGCGCGCCAAGGCACTGGCGGCCATGGGTGATGTCTCATTCCTGGAAGGATCGTTCGCCGACGAAGCGGTGCTGCGCGAAGGCTTTCGCGCTTGCCAGGGTGCCTACATCAACATCGACGGCTTCAATGCTGGCGAGAAAACCGAAACTTACTGGGCAATCCGCTGCTATGAACTTGCCCTTGAGGAGGGCGTGGCGTTCTTCGTCTATGGCAACCTTGACTATACGCTCAAGAAATCTGGCTACCGCTCGATGTTTCGCACCGGGCATTATGACGGCAAAGGCCGGGTGGGCGACTGGATTCTGAGCCAGAACCAAACCAATGGCGACCGGATGGGCGCCGCCCTGTTCACCACCGGCCCCTATATCGAAATGGCATTTTCAGGCGGAACGCCGATGACGCCCCGGATCGAGGATGGGGTCCTGACATGGCGTGTTCCGCTCGGTGACGGCGCGGTGGTGCATGTCGCGCTTGACGACTGCGCCTATTACGCACGCTGGCTCTTCGACAACCGAGACCGCGCCAATGGCATGGATCTTGAAGTCGGGATCGATGACATCAGCTATGCCGATCTGGCCGAGGCGTTCGAACGCGTGACGGGCCACCCTGCCCGTTTTGTCGACATCGATCTCGAAACCTATTTTTCCCGCATTCCTACCATCGCCCACCAGCCGGCCGGATACAACGCCGATCCTGCCGACAAGAGCACGATGAGTTTCCAGGACAATTTCACAGGCTTCTGGAACCAGTGGAAACACAGGATCATCACCCGTGATTACGCTTTGCTTGACGGAATCCACCCACAAAGGATCAGAAGCGCTGAAGACTGGATCATGCGCGAAGAACAAAAAGCCAGGGAAACCGGCTCGGAAACGCTATGGGAGCGGGTACAGCCTGAAACATTGCCCCGGCGGCCGATCCTGAAGCTAAGCGAAGACGGACGACAAGGCATCATCTGA
- a CDS encoding winged helix-turn-helix transcriptional regulator encodes MACSMAEVMGAMVDRWGAIIMRDLLLGLTRYDDLQRSSGATNATLSARLKELELSGLIERRQYQTRPDRFEYVSTAKGRDLSLVVMAMVQVGDTWRRASGQEAPLRFIDASSGQDVRLTLTVTGAQQPGHAPDMRIEAGPGGDEIMHWRIERGADERASRKSP; translated from the coding sequence ATGGCCTGTTCGATGGCCGAGGTGATGGGGGCCATGGTGGATCGCTGGGGTGCGATCATCATGCGCGACCTGTTGCTTGGCCTGACGCGCTACGACGATCTGCAACGCTCATCGGGTGCGACGAATGCCACGCTGTCGGCGCGGCTGAAGGAGCTGGAGCTTTCAGGGCTGATCGAGCGTCGGCAGTATCAAACGCGCCCGGACCGCTTCGAATACGTGTCCACCGCCAAGGGGCGTGATCTGTCTTTGGTCGTGATGGCCATGGTGCAGGTCGGCGACACATGGCGGCGCGCCAGCGGGCAGGAGGCGCCGCTGCGCTTTATCGATGCAAGTTCGGGTCAGGATGTGAGGCTCACGCTGACAGTTACGGGCGCCCAGCAGCCCGGCCATGCGCCCGATATGAGGATTGAAGCCGGCCCGGGCGGCGATGAGATCATGCATTGGAGGATCGAGCGTGGCGCGGATGAAAGAGCCAGCCGGAAAAGCCCTTGA